TTCTATGACGTGAAGCCGCGGGTGTTTGTGCTCCAGTGCATCACTCCAAAGTCCATCGACAGTCCCGCGCTGGCCGAGAAATGCGAACAGTTCTTCGACTCGTTCAGAGTGCGTTCGACCCCTTAACACGCCGCGAGAATGCCTGCCCGTAAGCTTCCGATGCGCATTTTCTTTTTGCTGACGCTGTGTCTGCTCTACAGCTCATGCGCCAGCAATGACGCACTGCAAACAAAAACAAGCGATGGCTCGCTTCCACCGGTGGTTGCGACCGTGAACGGTCAGGAGATCTCCACCAAGTTCTACGAGATGTATCTGAAGAACGGCAAAGAAGCGCTGGCCCTGGATCCAAGTACCGATGAGGGCAGAAAAAAAGTCGAGCAACTACGCGAAGGAATCGTCTCGGAATTAATCGACCGGGCCCTGATCGCCCAGGAAGCCCAACGCCGCAGCCTGACCATTGCGCCGGATAAATTGGCAACCGCTGAACAGCGTGCGATTCAACAGTTTGGTGGGGAGCAAAAGTATGACGAATACCTCAATGGGTTTCGGCTGTCACGCACTGAGTACCTCGAGGTCATTAAGTCGGAACTCTATGGCGAATTGATGCGCACCGAGTTGAGTAAGGACTTGTCAGTTTCAGAAAAAGAAATAAGTGACTACTACGAAGCGCAGAAGGCTGAGCCAAACTTTCAGCAGCCCGAACGCATCACCGCTTCGCACATTTTGATTGCCGCGCGCGCCAATCTCATTGAGCGCCAACTGAGAGAAGAAAAAAACCTGTCCGGCGATTCTTTGGCAACAGCGGTTCGCGAAGAAATGGCTGCGCGTCGCCGCCGCGCCGAAGATTTACGCCGCAAGGCCGCGAGCGGCACGGATTTCGCGAAGCTGGCCCGAGAGTCGTCCGACGATCCAGGCACCCGTGAGGCCGGGGGCAGTTTAGGCACCTTCACGCGAGACACACACGCAAAGGCTTTTGATGAAGCGGCCTTTAAGCTTAGAGCTGGGTCGGTGAGCGACGTGGTTGAAACGGAATATGGCTTTCACATAATTAAGGTCTTCGCGCGTGAGACCGCGCGTGCGCGCACTCTGGCAGAGATGACGCCGGAGATTCGAGCCCGGCTGCTGGCAAAACGTCAGGCGGAAGAGCTCACCAAGTGGCTAAAAGAGTCGCGGCGCAAGGCGACAGTGCGCGTTAATGAGCCCTTTCGTTTTGGCGCGCTGAAAACCGAATTCGCGGGGTCTTGATCGAACCCACCGGCTTTGCCGAAAAAGCCAGTGCCTCGTCGAGCTGCGAAGCGGCGAGCTTAGCTAAGCCCAAGGCGAGGTTTTGCTAGCCTTGGGGAAACCATGCCGGTTTTGATGAGCGGAGCCCCTAAGCGGGCGACATCTCAGTCTCGAGTTGATGGTCTTGGGTCTCCAGTCAAAAAACACGCGCCTGCCCTCGTTAAGTGATTAGTCGCCGCTCCGCGGCTCCCGCAAAATTTGGATACTGGTTACCCAAGGCTCGCAGAGCCTCGCCTTGGGCTTAACTACAGCCGCTGCTTTGCAGCTTGTTGAATACTGCAAGGCTAGATGTGGCGTGGATGAGCGATCAATAAAAAGCATTAGCCCACCGCGGCAGCCGAAGCTCCGGATTGAGGTCTCGCGCGACAGCTATCGCCCGCTTCGCGGGCTCGATCCCATTTTGTTCTTTTAAGCCTGGGGCTGACGCCCCAGGCTTTATGCTGACGTCCGCTCCGCGGACTCGCGACTTAGGAATGCGGTTCGAGCAAAGCAGCCGGGGGCGAGCTCTCCACCTTGCGAATTGCTTGCGAAAAAATTATATCCGCTCGCCGCACTCCGTATTTGTTTTGATTTTCGAAACCTCAAGTCTGCTCACCTCCAAGAGCCGATAACCCTCAAGTTTTTCTCAAGTCTCCATCGCTAAGCTGGGCTCACTTCAACGATGAACCAGATGCAGCCAGCTAACCCAGATGAAATCAGCGAGCGGATCTGAAAGGAGACTCTGTCATGTTTCGAAAAATCTCTGCCACTCTCGGCGCCTTATTACTCGTTTTGGCGACCAGCGCTTTGGTCTCAGCGGCGACTTTGAGTTCCACATTGCAATCCCGGCTCGCCGGCACCGCCGACTCGTTGAGTGTCGGCACAGTAATCGTAACTTTCAATACAACAAATGGACTGAACGAATCCCACTTGAGTGTTTTGCGCCGCTTGGGAATTACTCGCGGGTACAAGCTGCAGCAGTTGGGCATAGTCGCGACGAATGCGACTGCCGGCCAGGTGCGCGCCCTCGCGTCAAACGGCGCGGTCCGCTCAGTCTGGTCCAATGACCGTCTTTACTATTACATGGCGCAGGCCCGCGTGCTGGCGGGTGTGGATCGCTTGCGCACCGATTCGGCGGTGACTTCACGCAATGGTGGTCAGCCCGTTTCCGGCCAGGGCAACTTCGCCGTCGTGATCAATGATTCCGGCATCGATGCCACGCACAACGATCTGAAACTCGGTCCACACGTCATTCAGAACGTCCAGATACTCACCGACTCAGATACTGAGAATGCCGTCGTCTCATTGCCACTGGATGGATTCTTTAGTCTCCAGGTGGTCGAGAATGTGCCGAACACCGATACGCACGTTGGTCACGGCACGCACTGCGCAGGCATCGTGGGCGGATCGGGCCAGCAGTCCGGCGGGCTCTATGCCGGTGTGGCGCCGGGTGCAAAGCTGATTGGCACGGGCTCAGGCGCAGGATTATTTATTTTGAATGCGCTGGGTGGCTATGAATGGTCGCTCGCAAATCAGTTCGTATACAACATCCGAGTTATCTCGAACTCCTGGGGTGGCTCAGGCGCCTTCAACCCCGACAATCCGATCAACCTCGCGACCAGAGAGGCTCACGGCCGCAACATTATCTCGCTTTTCGCTGCGGGTAACGATGGCCCTGGGCCAGACACGCATAACCCGTACGCCAAAGCGCCTTGGGTGATCTCAGTCGGCGCGGGCACGAAAGAGGGTGGGCTCGCCGGCTTCTCGTCGCGCGGAACTTCTAAAGCAGAACGCCTGGCTGACAGCGATCCGAATAACGACTTCGACGCTCCGACAATCGTTGCTCCTGGCACGGGCCGTGAGTTTGAGTCCAACGCGGCGAAATTTACGCACGACATGATTTCCACTCGTTCAGCCACCAACGTGGTGGCGAACGGCGGCGATTACGACCTGGAAATTTCCCCGGCGTATGTTCCGTTCTATACGCAGATCAGTGGGACCTCGATGGCAACGCCATTTGCCGCCGGTACTGTCGCGTTGATGCTCGATGCCGATCCCACGCTGAATCCCGACGAGGTGAAACAGATTCTTCAGCAGACGGCTACGCAGATGCCCGGTTACGACGAGTATCAAGTCGGCGCAGGCTACATAAACTCTTATGCCGCGGTCGATAATGTGTTCAACCGATCGAGGAACTATGGCAGCTACACTGGCGCCACCGATAATCGCTCGTACAACGCACAGTACGCCACGACCAAGGAGCCGACCCAGGCGTTTACCATCAACTACACGCCGCAGACCCCCGGGCCTCAGGCTTCGAACACAAACACTTACCGATTTGAAGTCTCGGAAGGATACGGCGTGCTCGATGTGTCAATCGCATTCGGCTACGCCAACGATAACAATGACAATCCGGCCACGAATGAAGTAGGCAATTCTCTGGGGCTGGCACTTTATCCGCCAGGATGTGTTCCGGCCGCTTCTGATCCGCAGGGAGTGCCGCCTTGCGCTTACAACAGCGGGTTGACTCTTCCGGTGCTTGATTCACCACGCCGGCGGATCTTCGTTAAGCACCCCAAAGCCGGCCAGTGGACTGCTGAGATTAGAGGATTGCGTGGACTCGCAGCCGCAGCGGCGGCCAATTCGCCGGTGGGCATCGGCGCGCCCGAACGCGTTGACGGCACTATCAACCGCAGTATCTTCACGCTTCAGGAAATCGCGGACATCAGCGGGCACGTGGCTGAAAAGCAGATTCAAGACGTGGTAGTTGATCGGCGGATGGATCTTCTTGCTGATGGTCTATTCCATCCTGATGCAAACGTCACGCGCGAAGACTTTGCCCGGTTATTAGTTCTCAACACCGGCCTGCGTCAATCGCGCTTCGCGACGCCGAAGTTCGCGGACGTTTCCGGCGACCTGGCGGCGATCGCTGAGGCGGTCACCGCTAAAGGTTCAAATTCGCGCGACTGGAACTTCACCCCGAACGGAATGATGAGCGCCAGCGGCTCGAGTTTTAATCCTGCCGGCAATGTCAGTCGGCTGGACCTGGCCGTAGCTTTGGTGCGCGCCCTCGGTCTGGACAGCGAAGCGAAAGCCCGCACCGGATCAAACGTCACGGTCACGTACGGAAATCAGACCTTGACGTTGGCTGACAACCTGGAAATTTCCGCCACGATGCGAGGTTACGTGCAGCTCGCTCTCGATCGGGGAATCCTGCAGGCCTACTTCTCGCTTGAGCAAGGGCCGTTTGATTTGCAGCCCACTTTGAAGGCCCGAGTTAAGGCAAACGATCCGACGACGCGTGCGTGGCTTGCCTACGCGCTTCACAACTACCGCGCGAGGTTTGAAGCGGGTAGCTAAACGAGCCGGGTCACGGCGCTGTTTTGTCTGGGAAACAGCGTCATGACCTGAATC
The window above is part of the Pyrinomonadaceae bacterium genome. Proteins encoded here:
- a CDS encoding peptidylprolyl isomerase, whose translation is MPARKLPMRIFFLLTLCLLYSSCASNDALQTKTSDGSLPPVVATVNGQEISTKFYEMYLKNGKEALALDPSTDEGRKKVEQLREGIVSELIDRALIAQEAQRRSLTIAPDKLATAEQRAIQQFGGEQKYDEYLNGFRLSRTEYLEVIKSELYGELMRTELSKDLSVSEKEISDYYEAQKAEPNFQQPERITASHILIAARANLIERQLREEKNLSGDSLATAVREEMAARRRRAEDLRRKAASGTDFAKLARESSDDPGTREAGGSLGTFTRDTHAKAFDEAAFKLRAGSVSDVVETEYGFHIIKVFARETARARTLAEMTPEIRARLLAKRQAEELTKWLKESRRKATVRVNEPFRFGALKTEFAGS
- a CDS encoding S8 family serine peptidase, with product MFRKISATLGALLLVLATSALVSAATLSSTLQSRLAGTADSLSVGTVIVTFNTTNGLNESHLSVLRRLGITRGYKLQQLGIVATNATAGQVRALASNGAVRSVWSNDRLYYYMAQARVLAGVDRLRTDSAVTSRNGGQPVSGQGNFAVVINDSGIDATHNDLKLGPHVIQNVQILTDSDTENAVVSLPLDGFFSLQVVENVPNTDTHVGHGTHCAGIVGGSGQQSGGLYAGVAPGAKLIGTGSGAGLFILNALGGYEWSLANQFVYNIRVISNSWGGSGAFNPDNPINLATREAHGRNIISLFAAGNDGPGPDTHNPYAKAPWVISVGAGTKEGGLAGFSSRGTSKAERLADSDPNNDFDAPTIVAPGTGREFESNAAKFTHDMISTRSATNVVANGGDYDLEISPAYVPFYTQISGTSMATPFAAGTVALMLDADPTLNPDEVKQILQQTATQMPGYDEYQVGAGYINSYAAVDNVFNRSRNYGSYTGATDNRSYNAQYATTKEPTQAFTINYTPQTPGPQASNTNTYRFEVSEGYGVLDVSIAFGYANDNNDNPATNEVGNSLGLALYPPGCVPAASDPQGVPPCAYNSGLTLPVLDSPRRRIFVKHPKAGQWTAEIRGLRGLAAAAAANSPVGIGAPERVDGTINRSIFTLQEIADISGHVAEKQIQDVVVDRRMDLLADGLFHPDANVTREDFARLLVLNTGLRQSRFATPKFADVSGDLAAIAEAVTAKGSNSRDWNFTPNGMMSASGSSFNPAGNVSRLDLAVALVRALGLDSEAKARTGSNVTVTYGNQTLTLADNLEISATMRGYVQLALDRGILQAYFSLEQGPFDLQPTLKARVKANDPTTRAWLAYALHNYRARFEAGS